The Thermotoga neapolitana DSM 4359 sequence CTTACATCTACAGGTTCCCCCATGAGTTCTCCGGTGGTCAAAGGCAGAGAATAGGCATTGCAAGGGCTCTTGCACTGGAGCCAAAGCTTGTCGTGGCAGACGAAGCAGTGGCAGCCCTCGACGTCTCCATAAGGAGCCAGATCATAAACCTCATGGAGGATCTTCAGAGGGAACACAAGTTAACCTACATCTTCATCTCTCACGATCTTGCCGTCGTGAAGCACATCAGCGATCGGATCGGTGTGATGTACCTCGGAAAGATAGTGGAACTCGCTCCAAAAAAGGCCCTGTTTGAGAATCCTCTGCACCCCTACACCGTGGCCTTGATGTCGGCGATACCGATACCCGATCCAAACAAAAAGAGAAAGAGAATTATACTGAAAGGAGATGTACCGAGTCCGATAAATCCTCCTTCTGGATGCCGGTTCCATCCAAGATGCCCTATTGCAAAGGACGTTTGTGCCAGGGAAGAACCACCCCTTCGGGAAATCGAAGGAGGGCACTTCGTCGCCTGTCATTTTCCGGGTGAGTTGCGATGAAAAGACACTGGTTCATCCTGTTTTCAATAGCGATCGTTATATTGCTTTTCAGGGTTAAGTGGGATGTGAAGAAGATCTACGTGAAAGATAACGGGATTAAAGAAATGGTGGAAAAGATCCTGATAGAAAAACACTACAGGTTCTCTTTTGTGGACAACGAAGAAAACGCTCTGGTGATAGAGAAAGACAGAATGATCCTGCCACCAAACGACATAGTCCTGCATCTGGACTGGAGCGAAGAAAAGAAGGAAAAGGCAAAAAGACTGGCTGAATCTCTGTTTCAGGAAGGGGTTGTCCTTTCGGCCACCGAAACAAAAATCGCCACAGAAGATGTGATACTGGAAAGGGCACTGGACAGTTTTTTCAGAGGAGATAGTTCTTTCTTCGAGAACGGATATTACTGTGGAGACATCTATCTGTTTCTCAAAGATGAGTGTGTTGCAAGGTACGATCCAAAAACAGAGGAACTTGTCCTTTTTGGTCCTTAGGAGGTGAAGACTTTGGCAGCGCTTCTTGAGGTGAAGAACCTGAGCACGTGGTTCTACATGGAAGAGGGTATAGTCAAGGCCGTGAACGATGTGAGTTTTTCTCTGAACTCCAACGAAGTGCTTGGAATCGTGGGAGAAACTGGCTCTGGAAAGAGCGTGACGGTAAAATCCATTATGCGTCTCATAAAACCCCCGGGAAAGATCGTGAGTGGTCAGGTCCTGTACAGAGGACAGGACATTCTGAAGATCCCCGAAAAAGATATGCACAGAATCCGTGGAAAGGAAATCGCTATGATCTTCCAGGATCCAATGATGTCTTTGAATCCCCTGTACACGATAGGTGACCAGCTCATGGAAACGATCAGGTATCATCTGGGATACGACAAAAGAAGGGCCTATCTCAGGGCCGTTGAAATGCTGGAACTCGTTGGGATACCCGAGCCAGAAAAGAGAATGAACAACTATCCCTTCGAGTTTTCTGGCGGTATGAGACAGAGGGTGGTCATAGCGATCGCTCTGTCCTGCAACCCCAGCGTGCTCATAGCGGACGAGCCTACAACCGCGCTGGACGTCACCATTCAGGCTCAGATCCTCGAACTCATGAAAGAACTACAGAAAGAGTTCAAAACGGGTCTTCTGTTCATTACGCACGATCTGGGTGTGATCGCGTCCATGGCAGACAGGATCATGGTGATGTACGGTGGAAGA is a genomic window containing:
- a CDS encoding ABC transporter ATP-binding protein, which encodes MAALLEVKNLSTWFYMEEGIVKAVNDVSFSLNSNEVLGIVGETGSGKSVTVKSIMRLIKPPGKIVSGQVLYRGQDILKIPEKDMHRIRGKEIAMIFQDPMMSLNPLYTIGDQLMETIRYHLGYDKRRAYLRAVEMLELVGIPEPEKRMNNYPFEFSGGMRQRVVIAIALSCNPSVLIADEPTTALDVTIQAQILELMKELQKEFKTGLLFITHDLGVIASMADRIMVMYGGRQMEIGTSDQIFYSPRHPYTKMLLRSIPRVDKRLEKLESIPGQPPRMVDIPPVCPFLPRCPRRVDRCLAELPELIEIEENHFVRCFNPVEEEVSVEGNT